The following coding sequences lie in one Peromyscus maniculatus bairdii isolate BWxNUB_F1_BW_parent chromosome 3, HU_Pman_BW_mat_3.1, whole genome shotgun sequence genomic window:
- the LOC143272167 gene encoding uncharacterized protein LOC143272167 → MVNRCPLSRRNDGGGPLLTDPGQKLAPLSALIIQDSSNQVLRMRCLAQLLGLLVFWISGANGDIVMTQWSLSSPVTLGESASISCRSSKSLLYSDGNTYLNWYLQRPGQSPQLLIYRMSNLASGVPNKFSGSGSGTDFTLKISRVEPEDVGVYYCQQALDDLPTVINPCTKTSLLELMKLPHKLLEIPYLLRHSWSRDQILHSCHHYSLQVLQFGNNVNLFLPLSSSYNTSFTTAKSNLEVSILPPQY, encoded by the exons GGAGGACCTCTCCTTACAGATCCAGGACAAAAGCTAGCCCCTCTTTCTGCCCTCATTATTCAGGACTCTTCAAACCAAGTTCTCAGAATGAGGTGCCTTGCTCAGCTCCTAGGGCTGCTTGTGTTCTGGATATCTG GAGCCAATGGGGATATAGTGATGACCCAGTGGTCACTCTCCAGTCCTGTTACTCTTGGAGAGTCAGCTTCTATCTCCTGCAGGTCTAGTAAGAGTCTCCTATATAGTGATGGCAACACTTACTTGAATtggtacctgcagagaccaggcCAGTCTCCTCAGCTCCTGATCTATCGGATGTCCAACCTTGCCTCAGGAGTCCCAAACaagttcagtggcagtgggtcaggAACAGATTTCACACTGAAAATCAGTAGAGTGGAGCCTGAGGATGTGGGTGTTTATTACTGTCAGCAAGCTCTAGATGATCTTCCCACAGTGATAAATCCCTGTACAAAAACCTCCCTGCTTGAATTGATGAAGCTGCCACATAAGCTGTTGGAAATCCCATATCTTCTGCGCCATTCTTGGTCACGTGATCAAATCTTACATTCATGTCATCATTACAGTTTACAGGTTTTGCAGTTTGGTAacaatgttaatttatttttgccCCTCAGCAGCTCATATAATACCTCTTTCACTACAGCAAAATCTAACCTCGAGGTCTCCATTCTCCCGCCTCAATACTGA